GGGGTCGTCACGTCCCGAACGAGGGATTTAACCCCCCCGCCACCTGCggatattatcattattattattattattcctattattattattattattattattattatcattattattattattattattattattattattattattattattattattattattattattattattattattattattattattattattattattattattattattattattattattattattatcattattattattatcattattgtaatGTCTTGTAATGGGGCTCTCAAATAAATAACACTCGGGATCAGGCTTAACACtatagaataattttattaggAAACAAGTAAATAAGGTGATTGCGTGTGTCACGCTCAGCGCTCGCTGACCAACTGCCTCGCGCTGTACCGTGACTACATACATTCTTACTTAGTATTTGTACATCGAGTAACGTCGTAAACACTACAATTCCTCCCTTTTGAAATACTGTTACACTTAGTTTTTTAATcggtttgaacgacgtaataCAATATCAGATTTGTTCGTTGTTACCTTTGGCACTGACTTATTTATATCATCAATCTCGGGCGTGTATCGGATAATTTGATCGACATGTCGTTTCCATGTTTTGTTGGGTGCGGTTTCTACTAGAAACGTTACCGGTGACAATTTCTTTGTTATTGTACCTGGTACCCGCGCTTTGCTTCCAACGCTAAAATCTTCAACCATCACCGTGTCACCTATCTGGAATTCAACAATTCGACTGCTTTTTCTTCCCGCTATCTGTGCAGATTGCTGTTTCTCTACGCTATCCAATACACTCGGTCGTAACAAATCAAATCTAGTTTTAATTTCCCGTTTGTACATCATAAACGATGGTGATCTGCCAGTTGTACAGTGTTCTATTGATCGATAGTCGAATAAGAAAAGATTAACTGCGTAGTCGAGAGGTTTACCGgtttgaacaattttatcGACTTTGTCCTTAAACGTGCCTACAAAGTTCTCAGCTGCACCATTTGTTGCTGGATGGTACGGTGCTGTAAAACTCTGTCTAATaccatttattttacaaaactcTTGAAATTCTTTACTTGTAAATTGAGTACCGTTATCGGTAACTACGTGTCTTGGTAAACCAAATCGTGACAACACTTTTTTTACCTCCTCGAGTACTCGCGGTACTGTGGTACTTTTATTCATATCAATGACCTCTGGCCATTTCGAGTACGCATCAACAATTATCATAAACATATGTCTGTGGAATGGGCCAAGGAAATCGATATGAATCCTACTCCAACAATTATCTGGGTACGGCCATGGCGTTAACGGAACACTCGGtggtttctttctttcttgcaCGCACACTCTGCATGCTGCCAATACATTCTGGATATCGTTATCGATATTCGGCCACCACACGTGACTTCTCGCTAGCATTTTCATCTTTACCACACCGAAATGTGAGGCGTGTAATTCACTTAACACACTGTTTTTCATTGATTCTGGCGCTATTATGCGATACCCCCATAACAAGCATTCTTTTTCGACATACAGCTCGTCTCGTTTCGCATAGTATTTCTGTTCCCTTTCACTCAATTCACTCACACTTGGCCATGTACCGTTTACATATCGaactattttatttaatactttatctttttttgtctctttGGCAATTTCTACTGCGCTTAATGTTTGTAACGACTCTGATATATAGCTTATTGATGATAATTCGTCATCGAACACTGGAGTCGCATCATTGATTGGAAGTCGTGAAAGTGCATCACAGTTACCATTTTGCTGTGATttaatatattcaatattgtaaTTGAATCGTGATAAGAAGTATGCCCATCTTTGCAGCCTACTTGCAATAGTTAAAGGGATCTCTTGCTTTGgaccaaaaataaaaactaaagGCTTATGATCTGTTCTCAACGTAATCTCTTTGCCgaatacataattataaaatttcttaaaGCCGAATACTATTGCACTCGCTTCCTTATCAATTATCACACGGCTCGCTTCTTTCTCCGGAATTATTTTAGACGCGAACGCTATCGGTCGCTCGGTACCGTCTTTGTATTTATGTGACAGGATCGCTCCTAACCCGTATGTGGATGCGTCGCAGGACAAGATCAAATCGGTGTTAGGATCGTAGTGTGCTAACACTCGTGGCGATACCAACTCCCCCTTGACCCACTCAAACGCTTTGTCACATTGTTTTGTCCAATTAAAATTATCTGCTTTCGTACACTCATAAAGACATTTTAGTTTTTCTGCTCTCTGTGGCAGAAATCTCGCGTAGTAAGTGATCAACCCAAGAAATGAGTctaattgttttttgtttaccgGCGTTGGTGCTTCTATCATTGCTTTGACTTTAGTTTTTGATTTGTGAAGCCCATTCTGGTCTATAACAAAACTCAAAATGTCCAgcttttctttgaaaaaatcacatttgCTAATATTTACTTTGAAACCATAGTCTTCGAGTCTTTTAAATACAGCGTTCAGCGCTTCTAAATGCTCTTTATCGTCTTTGCCAGTACAAAATATGTTATCAATGTACGGAATTACCCCGTCAATTCCCGCTAAGCATTGCTCAATCTTCCTTTGAAAATCACCCGGGCCCGACGCAATACCTTCCGGCATTTTAGTATACCTGTAGAGGCCTTTGTGCGTTATTATTGTCAAGTAATCTCGACTGCTCTCCTCTACCGGGATCTGCATGTAAGCATGCTGGAGATCAATCTGCGAGAAAGTTTTACCGCTTCTTAGCGCTAAAAAAATCTCATCGATTAATGGAATTGGGTGTCTATCTTTAACTAAATTTGGGTTTAACGTCAACTTAAAATTTCCGCAAATTCTTACTGTGCCGTCTGTCTTTATTACCGGTACAATGGGTGTAGCCCACTCGCTGACGTCCACCTTCTCTAGATGGCCTAATGTTACCAGTCTATCAATCTCGTTTTCGACTTTACTCGCTAATGCAAATGGCAAGTGTCTAGCTTTCAATGCGACTGGCTGAGTATTTTCTTTTAACGTTAATTTTAACATTCCTTTATTATATAAACCTGGACCTTTACCAAACAATTTTGGAAACTTCGTTGGGAACCCCATCGTTTCATTTACTCCATAAATTTTGTTACACATATCTGCTCTCTTATTCAGTTTTAGCTGCCATAATCCAAAAACTTTTAGCCATTGCCTGCCAATTAACATTGGACCATCTCCTTTCATTACTCTCATTCCCAGTGAGGCTTTCTCATTGCCTATCTTTACCTGCAAATTATCCAGTGTTCCCACATGCTCTAAAGGTACCTTACCGTATGCGTTTAATGGACTACTAATCAACTTTACCTCGCAATTTGGAAAATATCTGTCTTTATCTCTCTTAGATATGATCGTTGCATACGAACCTGTGTCCATTTCCATTTTTAGAATcctattattaattaatacatCTAGATACATTGGTTCGGCTGTTATATTATCGCTACTGCAATTTGCGTTGCTGCTGGTCATCCTCGATGATTTTCTCTCGCGGCCATCATCCATCATGAAGAAATCGTTCTTGTCCCCTTGTTGATCCTCAGACTCCTGCTCAAGGTGTTGTACCGCCTTTTGTGCTGTACACACCGTCTCCAGGTGCCCTTTCCTTTTACACGAGTTGCACGTGCTGAACCGGTGATAACAATCACGAGCCCAGTGGTTGTTTCTTCCGCAGCAGAAACATGCTGACGAGCGCCTAGTATTTGCGCTCGCGTTTTCACTCGTCGAGCGGTTACCCCTATTCATCGGAGCTCTGTTCAGGTAACGCTGATTGCCGCCCCTTCTACCTAGATCTGCACCTCTTCCTCTTGTGTGAAATTGTCTCTTGTACTCTGGCTTTGGAGCCGAGCTTATTTTGTTTACTATTGTCTTTGATGGTTCTCCAGCTGTTTGGTCTGTCGATGACGCATACTTCTCGGCTGTTTCCAGCGCTGTTGCCAGTTTGTAGGCTGAGTCGTATGTTAATTTATCCTCGCGAAATAATAACGTTTTTGTAGTGTGATCTTTCAGTCCGCACACTAACTGATCGCGTAATGCTATTTTCGCGTCACCGAAGTTACAATTAATCGATAAACTTTTTAATCTTGCCGCAAACTCCGACACTGACTCTGTTTGCGATTGTCTCGCTTGATAAAAAGTACATCTTTCCATAGTCTCTGACGGCTTCGGGTTAagatgattatttattaatttcactAATTCTTCAAATGTTTTGGTGCTGAGTTTTTCGGGCGCGCATAGATCACGAACAAGTTCATAGGTATCGGGACTAATTTTCGTTAGCAACActgccgcttgtttttctgcCCTGACGTCGTTAGCTACGAAATATAATTCGAGTCTTTCTGTGTACATCTCCCAATCGTCCTTACCCAGGTGAAATTCTAGGCGTGAAATATTACAGTTGGTTTCTGCCATTGTgtggaattttattgtttcctTATTATCTTCTTGTACGCTGCCCTGCGGTTCGGTCTTATCGACTTGtttactttctttctcttcgttCACCTTTCGTATCTGGCaccgtaaaatttttcgtagtACGTCGATATTTGCCGCTTCGTCGAATTTTGATCCCAATTGCGTTAAAATTGCAATTAGTTTAGGTTTATTTAACTCTTGAATCCACGACGTTTTAGAGTAATCAATATCAATTCCACTAGTGCCCGACATTAATTTTGTCGTCCACTTCACAATTTTCCCGGTTTCCTTTGTGTAGTGCTTTTACGCTTACGTGGCTATCGAATACAGCGTGTAACGCAAAAATGGCCACTAAATTTGCACTATTAAGCCAACCCTGCACTATAGTTCGAATGAACCTCGTCGCCAGTTGTAATGTTTTGTAATGGGGCTCTCAAATAAATAACACTCGGGATCAGGCTTAACACtatagaataattttattaggAAACAAGTAAATAAGGTGATTGCGTGTGTCACGCTCAGCGCTCGCTGACCAACTGCCTCGCGCTGTACCGTGACTACATACATTCTTACTTAGTATTTGTACATCGAGTAACGTCGTAAACactacaattattattattattatcattattatctttcttttttttcccgagGAGTTGCGGAATCCAAGTTACGGATTCACGCCAGTCATACAGGCTAGCGCGGATGTGGGGCTCCAGGGTGGCCTACCCACTAAACCGCCACCTCCTGTACAACGCTCCCAGCCAGGGACTATGGTCCCTCGCTCGAACGCAAGAAGGTCTATGGGAATCACGCCTGCCACCACCAGAACGGCCTGTGCTGAGACCGTCTGGTAGAAACAAGCGATCCTCAACGCGCTTCGTCTCTGCACCGTCGTCATTGCGTAACAGTACTTTTCAGTCTTCACGGAGTACGCCCAGATCTCCGCACCGTAGAGAAGGATCGAGTTCACCGTCGACATCGAAAGTCTTCGTTTCCCTGGTCTCGGTCCGTTCGTGTTTGCCATCAGGCGGCTTAGGGATGCTATCCGTTCAGCCGCCTCCTTAGCCGTTCGGCTTATGCGAGGCCAGAAGGTCATCTTCGTATCCAGGGTCACCCATAGGTACTTGACTTCCCCTCTGTTCTCGATCTCGTCCGTCCCGACCGTCATGCGTAATGTGGTCGGTATTCGTCTACTGGTGAAAAGCACCAGTTCCGTCTTTTCCGTCGCAAGTTGCAGTCCGAGGTCGGTCATTCACTGTCCGACTCGTCTCATTGTCTGGTTCAGTGCGTATTGTGCCAGATCTGGAGTTCGCTCGACTATCACTGCCGCCACGTCGTCAGCGTAAGCGACCAGGCGAAGGCCGAGTGGGAGCTCCAGTCTGAGCAGACTGTCATACATCCCGTTCCAGAAGTCAGGTCCCAGTATGGAACCTTGAGCGACCCTGGCGGTGATCTGTCGCGTCACTTGGCCTTCAGTCGTTTCGTATGTCAGCCGTCTGTTCCAAAAGTAGTCTTCAACAACCCGCAGCAAGTAAGGCGGGACCCCGAAGTCGCCGCTCAGCAACCTTAGGATATCCACTCACCTAGCCGAATTGAAGGCGTTCTTAACGTCAAGTGTCACTAGCAGCGCGACGGGTCGCGCAGCGTGGCAATGTCTGTCTGTCGACCGGAAGGAGTCAACCACTTCTTGGATAGCCCCAATCGTTGATCGACCCCTCCGGAAGCCGAACTGCTGGTCCGAGAGGCCTCCGCCGTCCTGTGTCGCGTCCTTAAGTCGTGGTCGCAAATTTGTTTGAACAGTCTCCCTGTCGTGTCCAGTAAGCTCAGCGGCCCGTAGGCCAACGGCGTGCTGGGGTCACCCTTACCCTTTGGGACAAGGACCAACTTCGCCACCTTCCACCGGTCGCTGAATGTCCCCGTCGTGAGGCACGTTTTGTGAAGGTCGAGAAGTATCTCCGGCCTCAGGCTTGCCATCAGCCGGAGAATCTCTGCCGGTACCCCGTCCGGTCCTGGCGCCTTACCTCTCTTCATTGCTTTGGTCACGTCCGTAATCCAATCCTTCGTTTGTCGCACCCTGTACGGCTCGCACAGAATCAGAATGTAGGCGTCTTGTTCGTCTGCCATCTGTGGTAGTAGCATGTCTGCTGTCTTACTGCGGTTCAGGTTACCCTGAACTATCCTGTCCGTCTTCCGGCCTAATTCTTGCACTCCTCCAGCGCCCCCCAGCACACTGCGCACCTCCCGGAGCCCGCGAGATGCGCTGCATCGCCGTGGCCCGCCTCGGCGCACAGTGGGCAGGCCGGTCTGTTCTTGCAGTCCGTGGCATAATGTCCCGTCTCGCCACATTTTCTGCAGCACTTCGTCCGGTctgtatttttacattttgccTTCGTGTGCCCGTTTCGCAGACACTCGTGGCATTTCGTCACCGTCAGTCGTGGTCGGACGCGGCAAGCTACCCATCCAATCCCGATCCGTCCCCGGCCTAGCAGCGCTCTGGCTTCCTGCGACTCCAGGTCGCATACGGCCATGAACTGCTCCGCCCGGTTCGGACCGGAGATATGGACCCCAAAGTTCGCGTCTTGTCCCGTTTTCCGTCGCAGTGCCCGTATCACGTCGTTTCTGGTCGTGACACAGTCAAGATCCATGGTCTCCAGTTGCACCCTGGAGGTCCCGGTCCCGACGTTGCCTGCGTCGCCGACTgcgtcctgcaggacgcgTCGGAAGTCGTTTCATTCGTTGGCGTCTGTCTTTATCTTCAGGAGACACAGACCATTCTTCGTCTTCCTGAGAGTCGTCACTTCAACGTGACTCTTCGCAGGGTCGACCATGGTCCGTATCTTCCTCACGATGTCGGAGTGCGTCATGTCGTTCCCGGGTTCGACGAGCACCGCCGTTCCCCAATGTTTGGGAGCCGCTCTGCGTCCCTCAGCCACGGCCGTCGTGTCCGTTGTCGCGTTCGTCCTGTCCGTCCGCGTCTTCCGTtgctttctttcctttctcgTCCTTTTTACTGTCTGCCAGTCAGCGACCGGTTCCGCAACCGTTGCCCTTTTCTGAAAGGATTTCGGAGTGGTTCCAGTCGCCTTCCGTTTCCGTTTCGTCCGCCGAGTGTTTTGTGTCCGTTGGTCAGTCTCAACGTCCGTCTCCGTCGTCTCGTTGTCCGTCTTGTGGTCCTCCGTGGCTGCTTCAGCGCGCCTGTCGAGCGTAACGTCGGCAGCCTAGAGGATGGTCTTTATGCCCAATTTAACGGACatattcatgtttttttggATGGCTGCTGCCTCGGCCATCCTTGTCGCTGTACTGTGAATCAGTATCAATACGTCCGTCAGGTCCATATCGTCCGTGATTCGTGTCTTCGTGCCAATCATGGATACAGCGGAAGCGCAACTCGCTCCGCTGCCCGTGCTCGACACGCTGTCCGTCCTGTCTCGTCGTTGGTGTCCCAGTGTCATTCTGCCGCTGTTCCAGCTTTCGTGTCCGCTGTCTTTGTTGCCGTCTTTGTTACCTGGTCATCGCACAATTTGCGGCCCTCAGAATCCATGCCGCTCTCATCGGCCACCGGGGCTTTCACCCGATCGGAACCCAGGGTGGATTTCCCCTGTGCTGGGGCTACCACCTGAGGTATAACGTTGTCACCCTTGTGCATCTTCATAAACGTTCCTACGTGCTACGGGTCTCTCGGGGACGCGACTCTCCGTACCGCGCCGAAACACAGCACGGCCCCTGAGGTCGCCTTGGGGGCCTTCCGTCGGGCTTGTGCCGACTTCCGTCCCCTCCCACTTACTAGAAATCCCCAGGGTCGTCACTTCTCGAGCAAATCAGGTTTTCACGCTCAATTCGCCTCCTGAGGCCGCGTCGGGGGCCATTCGTTGGGCCTGTGCCAACTTCAGTCCCCTTTGACTTACTCGATGTACGCGGGGTCGTCACGTCCCGAACGAGGGATTGAACCCCCCCTTCACCTGCGTTACCTATCATTATaatccaccaccaccaccaccaccgccaccgccaccgccaTCGCCaccacgacgacgacgacgacgacgacgataataataacgatgataatctatgatttttcgaattcataCTGCTCACCTTATTTCTAGGTGAACTTCTTTCcatttccgaaaatttttcttcgttttctggatacttttttccatttcctgaaagctttttttttcaggaaaCCTTTTTTACGTGTTAGTTAAATACGAAAGATGGAttcgaataacttttttttgttttctgaggattattttcattttttggaaACTTTTGTTACATGTTAAtcaaacggaaaaaaattttggatttcAAAAGTTCGGGCGGATTAGGCAGAGCAATTTATGGCCGTATGCGGCCTAGAGTCGCAGGAAGCCAGAGCGCTGCTCGGCCGGGGACGGATCGAGATTGGATGGGTAGCTCGCCGCGTCCGACCACGACTGACGGTGACGAAATGTCACAAGTGTCTGCGATACGGGCACGCGAAggcaaaatgtaaaaatacagATTGGACGAAGTGCTGCAGGAAATGTGGCGAGACACGACATTACGCCACGGACTGTAAGAACAAACCGGCCCGCCCACTGTGCGCCTGGGCGAAACACGGCGATGCGGCGCATCTCGCGGGCTCCGGGAGGTGCGCGGTGTATTGGGTTGCGCTGGAGGAGTGCAAGAAGCAGGCCGGAAGACGGACAGGATAGTTCAGGGCAACCTGAACCGTAGTAGGACAGCAGACATGCTACTACCACAGATAGCAGACATACACGACGCCGACATTCTGATCCTGTGCGAGCCGTACAGGGTGCGACAAGCGCAGGATTGGATTACGAACGAGACCAGAACAGCGGCTATCTGGGTAAGGGGCGCTGCCCGAGCCCGAATAACCGCTCGTGGCGTCGGGGACGACTACGTCTGGGCTTGGGTGGGCGCTGTCACTTACGTCAGCGTCTACCTGACCCCAATCTGCGCTGCGGCGGAGTTCCAAGCGAAGGTTGCGCTCCTTAAGGACGGACTCGGGGACCTGCCCGGGGACCTCGTGGTCGCGAGGGACCTCAACGCGAGGGCGGTCAAGTGGGGCATGACGGCAACAAACAGACGCGGACGGCTGCTGCTCGAGATGGCCGCAAGGCTGGACCTAAGAGTGGCAAACACAGGAGACGTACCAACGTACAGACGGCCGGGATTTGGAGACTCCATCCCGGACGTAACGATGACGACGAACAGAACTCTGCCACGAATAGGGCGGTGGCAGGTGCTTGAGGGCTACACGGCCAGCGATCATCAGTAGATCGCCTTCGAAGTGGCAGGAGAGACAAGgacgacacggacgaggacccGGCACCCCCCGCGGTGGAACGTAGACAAACTCGACGGACTGAAGTTCTCGGCGGAGCTGGCGGCAGCGCCGGCCCCAATTACCGACGTACCCCCAGAGCTGACTGGCCGGCAAAAGGCGGGCAGACTAGCGGACAAGACGGCCAAACTGACGACGCGGCTGTGCGACAGCACAATGCCAAAATGACGGTACGGACGTAACAGACCACCACAATACTGGTGGACGGACGAGATAGCCGAGCTGCGGAAGAGTTGGCTGGCAAAACGACGACGGGTTACGAGGGCTGGAGGGAGACCCGAGAGGGAAACCCTTCAGGCCGAGTACAAGACTGAACGGAAACGACTGACGTACGCCATCAGAGACAGCAAGACGCGATGCTGGAAGAAGCTCTGCAAGGAGGTGGACCGCGACCCCTGAAGTGCCGGTTACAAGATTGTGACCGGTAGGCTGGGGGCCCGGATCCCGCCAGAACTCAAGGATGCTGAAACCGCACGACGGATCGTCGACGGACTGTTCCCGACGCACCCGACGCGTACGGACGCGACGAACGACGACGAGACGGCAGCGCCCCCCGTCTTCACCGCCAAGGAGCTCGTCGGAGCGACCAAAGCAATTAAGAGGGGTGAGGCGCCAGGACCGGACGGGGTACCGGCGGAGGTTCTTCGGCTGAT
This genomic stretch from Neodiprion pinetum isolate iyNeoPine1 chromosome 6, iyNeoPine1.2, whole genome shotgun sequence harbors:
- the LOC124222290 gene encoding uncharacterized protein, yielding MTVGTDEIENRGEVKYLWVTLDTKMTFWPRISRTAKEAAERIASLSRLMANTNGPRPGKRRLSMSTVNSILLYGAEIWAYSVKTEKYCYAMTTVQRRSALRIACFYQTVSAQAVLVVAGVIPIDLLAFERGTIVPGWERCTGGGGLVGRPPWSPTSALACMTGVNP